A single genomic interval of Spinacia oleracea cultivar Varoflay chromosome 6, BTI_SOV_V1, whole genome shotgun sequence harbors:
- the LOC130463103 gene encoding uncharacterized protein produces the protein MSGERDSDNVLSGAGYDDADPASTSEDVNFEDDDKPSASDYFEPSYEDAAKELQAHMRKQDAVRGAHLEDVAGGSRQMDEGEVSSRANDVAGSDNSAGSGGGDDEDVGDSILESDDDIGRLWDDGEDVTSLCEQVLREGDLDVEPDSDTEEMSYRVESPPPAGSAVYKAKIIKSFRDRAIKDDHPRCAKEYLKLPKGYRLVIPAEGSVILDCPPDHIGVYAHHLDFGLRFPLHHFIEKVFRAWNVCLAQVTPQVVRNVVAFTWLLSFKQWPQTINLFRRLIWLKKYKKKSGWWSFYTKASKMTVNPKLSSCKDWEKKFYWLRVPSDFPIRTRFHLPRPHMNHYPIRELGFREKRAHQFVSCLHVDTGLQKSVTVPKYWLPPAKYILGNGPLSAVGLCHTHTLGLHTLNFAILGLGKDGRPTTNNPPNPKGVFSTLSTYATQANKKRGSTREEVVSESPAKKTKRLSSIPAPKPLSIRAPTGVVFKTTHTAPDNPAPKPVFKTVHTAPDMAGGFKSLDCGRGAALTGRRPPDRNQPFTRVNRSRVDGTTQPAPDKSQQKSPEKGIESAADANVAGQAGDAVENVEPIAQPDLMVVDLMTPTRQNQEQEVNDTDVAGMGQKTPPLMPPTLHTSSGYVRPSQSAGTSSGLNMGVFVRPGEWIEKTPICLTPRKMKYFEVPPGEPDESWNPKIDLLRGESILTDDCKGGGCMGWRALKDLATPRDNPAAEIDAPAAQHMNDLLKACNSAVELVKLYLCYQEQNEDLQKMQAELEKQVNDAKQDLDQKTSELKRVKQRNQELENVANKLEAEETKNKELSEKLLEADEKAKAAYKTGARDGALRFSRSQTYSKRITDSHNGGWFAAHCCGVHGIGLTKEDCEDIEYAFLVEEKHRVPTGWESQIIPEEIIQNADPLTLPPIELKEEDYLDPALPSSSTNQTDHQQV, from the exons ATGTCGGGTGAGCGAGATAGTGATAATGTGTTGAGTGGGGCTGGGTATGACGATGCTGACCCTGCGTCTACCTCTGAGGATGTCAATTTTGAGGATGATGATAAACCGTCTGCCTCTGACTATTTTGAGCCGTCTTACGAGGATGCTGCAAAGGAATTACAGGCTCATATGCGCAAACAG GATGCCGTCAGGGGTGCCCATCTAGAGGACGTGGCTGGTGGGAGCCGTCAGATGGATGAAGGGGAGGTTAGCAGTCGTGCTAACGATGTTGCGGGGTCCGATAACTCCGCCGGTAGTGGTGGGGGAGATGATGAGGATGTAGGGGATTCAATTTTGGAGTCTGATGATGATATTGGCCGGTTGTGGGATGATGGTGAAGACGTGACCTCTCTGTGTGAGCAGGTTTTGAGAGAAGGGGATCTGGATGTGGAACCAGATTCCGATACGGAGGAGATGAGCTACAGGGTTGAGAGTCCTCCTCCTGCTGGTAGTGCCGTTTACAAAGCTAAAATAATCAAATCTTTCCGTGATAGGGCTATCAAAGACGACCATCCGCGCTGCGCCAAAGAGTATTTGAAACTGCCCAAAGGGTACCGTCTCGTGATTCCTGCTGAGGGGAGTGTGATTTTGGATTGTCCTCCTGATCATATCGGCGTGTATGCCCATCATCTAGATTTCGGCCTCCGATTTCCTCTTCATCATTTTATAGAGAAGGTATTCCGGGCTTGGAATGTATGTTTGGCGCAGGTAACGCCTCAGGTAGTGAGGAATGTTGTGGCTTTTACCTGGCTGCTATCTTTTAAACAATGGCCCCAAACCATTAACCTGTTTAGGCGGCTGATTTGGTTGAAAAAGTACAAGAAGAAGTCTGGATGGTGGTCTTTTTACACCAAGGCAAGCAAAATGACAGTCAACCCCAAGCTGTCTAGCTGTAAAGATTGGGAAAAGAAGTTCTACTGGTTGAGAGTGCCTTCTGATTTCCCCATTCGGACTCGCTTTCATCTCCCCCGTCCTCATATGAACCATTACCCCATTCGGGAGTTGGGTTTCAGGGAGAAAAGGGCCCACCAATTTGTGTCCTGTTTGCATGTTGACACCGGTTTGCAGAAGTCTGTGACCGTTCCTAAGTACTGGTTGCCTCCTGCTAAGTATATTTTGGGAAATGGGCCGCTGTCTGCAGTTGGCTTGTGCCACACCCATACTCTTG GTCTGCATACTCTCAACTTTGCTATTCTCGGTTTGGGCAAAGACGGTCGTCCTACTACCAACAACCCTCCCAATCCGAAAGGCGTGTTTTCTACTCTGTCGACCTACGCAACCCAAGCCAACAAAAAGCGTGGTTCGACTCGGGAGGAGGTTGTGAGTGAGTCTCCTGCTAAGAAGACAAAGAGATTAAGCTCCATACCAGCTCCCAAACCGCTTTCCATCCGTGCACCCACTGGAGTTGTTTTCAAAACGACTCATACTGCTCCCGACAACCCTGCTCCAAAACCTGTCTTCAAGACCGTCCATACTGCTCCTGACATGGCTGGTGGTTTTAAAAGTTTGGATTGCGGTCGCGGTGCTGCCCTTACTGGCAGGCGTCCTCCCGATCGTAACCAACCCTTCACTCGGGTGAATCGGTCTCGAGTGGACGGTACTACACAGCCTGCCCCTGACAAGTCTCAGCAGAAGTCTCCTGAGAAGGGTATTGAATCAGCTGCCGATGCGAACGTCGCAGGCCAAGCGGGTGATGCTGTTGAGAATGTTGAGCCGATAGCCCAACCAGACTTGATGGTTGTGGATCTTATGACTCCAACCCGCCAGAATCAGGAGCAAGAGGTTAATGATACTGATGTTGCTGGTATGGGCCAGAAGACTCCTCCTCTCATGCCTCCTACTCTTCATACCTCTTCTGGGTATGTTCGCCCTAGCCAGAGCGCTGGTACCAGCTCTGGTCTGAACATGGGTGTCTTCGTCCGTCCTGGAGAGTGGATTGAGAAGACTCCGATTTGCTTAACTCCCAGGAAGATGAAGTACTTTGAGGTTCCTCCTGGTGAGCCTGACGAATCCTGGAACCCTAAAATTGATCTTCTTCGTGGTGAGTCGATACTCACCGATGACTGCAAAGGAGGTGGTTGCATGGGTTGGAGGGCTTTGAAGGATCTGGCTACTCCTCGCGACAATCCTGCTGCTGAGATTGACGCGCCGGCTGCCCAACATATGAATGACTTGCTCAAG GCCTGCAACTCCGCAGTGGAGCTTGTGAAGCTGTACCTCTGCTACCAGGAGCAGAATGAAGACCTTCAGAAAATGCAGGCTGAGCTGGAGAAGCAGGTGAATGACGCCAAGCAAGATCTGGACCAAAAAACTTCTGAGCTGAAAAGGGTGAAGCAACGCAACCAAGAGTTGGAGAATGTTGCGAACAAACTGGAGGCAGAGGAGACCAAAAACAAAGAGCTGTCTGAGAAGTTGCTGGAGGCGGATGAGAAGGCCAAAGCTGCTTACAAGACCGGTGCTCGGGATGGTGCCTTGCGATTTTCTCGGTCCCAGACCTATAGTAAGCGTATCACGGATAGTCATAACGGTGGCTGGTTTGCTGCCCACTGTTGTGGCGTTCATGGTATTGGCCTTACCAAGGAGGATTGTGAGGATATTGAGTATGCTTTCCTGGTGGAGGAAAAGCACAGGGTACCAACCGGTTGGGAGTCACAGATCATTCCGGAGGAGATCATTCAGAATGCTGATCCCTTGACTCTCCCTCCCATTGAGCTGAAGGAAGAAGACTACCTGG